The DNA window aataaaataaaacaaaatgaaactctTCAGCGGGAACACCAATGTCCAGAAGGCTTATCTGACTGTCCCGCCCGGACCGCAGCAAAATcgccaagtcttgaccggtccgcggtaataaaaaggttggggactgCTGGTTTACAGAACAGTTTGAACTAATCCTGGTGTTTCTGTTCCAGACTGTCCTCAACCAGAACACATTGGTGAGTATTTGCTCATTTTACTTTACTAGTctgataatttaatatttagcaGAGATATGACCAGCATCTCTACCTTTATTAAAGTGTTTCAGGTGAATCTCAGATGTTTTTAGATCAGATTCAGGAAGAACTGAAGTTTGATTCAAATAATCCAGATCATTTCtggataaaatcagaaaatacatctttcaaataacaaaaaatatgtttctcttCTGTTCCAGGAACTGACCCAAACAATGACAGTaagtttctttttccttccttgtttAAAAACCAGCATCTAACCTTGGttacaacaaagaaaacttaactttacatttctgctagagaataaaactgttttctttcaggaGGAAGGATTGGACTCTACATTTCTCTGGGCTGCTTCATCGCCGTCCTTCTCCTCATCTTGTTGGCATGGAAGCATCATAAATCCCAGCAGGTGAGCGTTTCAGTTGGTCTCAGAGGCTGAAGACGAGAGTTTAGCTTCTGTTTATCAGACTTCCAGGTGGATTATTTAGTCAGTAATTAACtgaaggtttctgtttttttacaggataccagcagcagctggatgtctGAAGACCTTTGACCTCATGTAACCTGGTTCTTCCCTGTTCAGAACATTCTCTTAACTTTCTTTATTATCGGCTGCTTTTCCCCCTGCCCCCATTTGATagtgtttttaatcaaactctaaagTCTTTGCACACTATTTacacatttgatcaaatttttAGATTACAGATGTTTTACATAGTTATTTATGAAGAGccaatttacaaaaatgtcGTCTCAATGCAGTTTACAAAAAGAATTTCAATCTCACATACATTCCAATTATCAATCAGTGCATTAACTTAAGTTAATTACTCAAATTAGcttaaaaagtttctatctgAGGAAACCAGCATATTGAGCTTTAGCTTTCACTCATCCTGGACGTAGGAACAGTAGACTATTCACTTTATATTCATCCCTCATACTGAGCAtacatgtagcgacagtggagaggaaaaactcccctttaacaggaagacacctccagcagaaccaggtcCAAGCAGCCAACTGCCATGTTCAACTGGAGAAACGCTGTACTGTAGCAAAACACCTCTAGCACTCTAACACTGTAAATATTAATGTGAtgtatttctacattttaaaaaaataatgcaatatGATTTggtaaaaatgcagaaatatacACTAATATGTGCAAagttttttggggaaaaaaaatatatatttagattttaagttctttgtaaaaatatttttgctgctttttatatttttctatctgCACTTTTTACTCTTGCATTATATACCGAGTAAAGATTTATACATCAGGatcattaaatgattgtttctccGTTCACTTAAATGAGCCAATCAGCTTTTGCGTACAAATCACAATGATGTGTCAAACGTCTACTACCAGTTATAAACCTTAAAGCTCAATGATACACAGTATTTAATGATTGAAGACATTTGGTCGAAGCATTCATATATAAAACGTCTCTGATGCCTCAGGCTCATTATGTTGCCAGTGTTACTGGGGATGGGTGCATGTTTGTACTGtaatctgataaaataaaaacactttattcaATTCTTCATCTTgatgttaatttattattattgtatgttttgtgttttttgtggttTAGACCACAGGTGTCCAAAATTTGTCATGTTGGCCAAAATTGTCAAATTTAAGATTACAGATGagccaaaaatacaaaaagatttttataaaactgatttttttttttaacaaactaagCATGAACTTTGgaaattctctttttttgtagGAACAGGATTGTAGGtccaaaatgaaatgaaagccTCCAGTTGGTTTATTATTTTGGCCTCAattgaaaaaaactaaagaaatatttttattgccaacaacaaaatcagaaactgGGTAGgtcttcatttgaaaacacCTGGATGCACCACGGTGAACTTTAGAGTAAAAGCCAGAGTAGATTTGGTCctagttaccatgacaacagacGGAAACCAGAAACCTGGGTCCTTCAATCTAACTTTTTTGTAACTAAATTTTCATTCATAAATCAtacttttttctaatttattcttCAATAATGATCACTACCAAAATAACAGAATTTCCATTTCCTCAGCAAAAAGAAATGgacttaaataaaaaactccTCACCTTCCAGagacttcatgtttttatttttcacttaatatttcagagcaaaaaaacattaagaaaatgtGGAGAATTAAGTCCTTAAATCattttgaataaactttaatcCAGCTTTACTGAATAGCTTCAGATGGTTTCTGCTCCAGTCAAACCTTATTAATAAATCACTTTCatatgtgacaaaaacaacctgaagAAGGGAGGGGGGgcaaaaatgtttgtagtttgGAGCAAAGGTTGCGCTATGGTTCCTTCATTTTGAATAAtgatcaaaataattattttaattataataatgacacttaattgtatttcatttccattctgttttttattcagtaagCTGAACAGATCATTAACGTGTGTCCTCATCAGGATGAATACACTAAACGTTTCCTCTGCAGCGAGGTTTGAAATCAGGTAACATTTCACCAGTTGAAATCACCTGAAGGAGACACAAGCGCTAGCACCATGGATGAATTATTAATGTATATAATATTACTGTTTTcatcatgatttttaatgacttattgcatgaacaaacttattttaatttcatttatttgatggaaacactgcaactcaaaaattgttttctacatcagaagaatattgacaaagattTGTGCAGATTTGTAATGGAAGTGCAGCTGATGACGCTTCATCACTGGAGTAAAAACTTTTTGCCATAAGGACAGAAATCCTCAAGTTAGAACCTTAAAGAACAGaatgtatttttgttcattaaaagtaaatataaaatgaaggaaaacaagaatttgtcaactaaatgtgaaaatatatttttgatgaaagtctagagaagaaaataaatgaaaggcaATAATATTCCTGTTACTTTCTCAGCAGCCAGAGCTGCAATCGCTTCATAATTCTTCCTGAATTCCTCAGTGattcatgttttcctgtttcttgGTTCTATGAGCGAATTTTGCTCAGTAATTGTTCGGTTTGACAAAACTGTCAGGTCGCTCTGCACTTCAGCTCCTGCTCATTCCTCCAGCCCAGAGCTGCTGTCAAGGAAAAATCAAAAGGTAAGAAACTGATTAAAACCTTCTGAGAACAAAAGTCCAACTGATTCTGGCTGCAGGTTCTGGTCAGCAGGTCTTGGAACATCAGGCTGTCGTCGTTTCCCAACAGAGAAGAGAAGCTGGATTTATTAATGAACTACGATGTGAAGATTTGATTGTTTTGCATCAAATATTCTGCAGCTCAACACAAACGGTCTCAACTTTCACCTTTAGGCCTGTTTGATGCAAACGGTTAGTTTCTTTTGAACCAAAGTAAATGGAAAATTGACcaaaatatttgatgtgttttgattattttactgttgacACTTGATGAAATATAATGTCTGTTGCTGGTTTTTACAGCTGGTTACAGTTGCTGCGCTGCCATTGCAGATGAAACCAAACGAATCCTggatccggttgttgatcatgtgactcatgatgCAAAATTCAggatctgtaaataactcagtGAATTTGTTGATGGTTTTGTTGTGGCCAGTCAGATTTTCTAAACTTCTCCTCCagacaaataaagaaaacaataaatgagtTAAGAGgccaatattttaatttcaggttGTTATATTGAGGTGTTACTGTGCAGGTGATTCCAGGTGTTTGTTAAATGATCCTCAGCCTGTAAAGGTTtgaggatctttttttttttacattttctaggCTCACCAAAGATGTGGTTCCTGTTTGCTTCAGTTCTTGCAGTTgctccggttctggttctggcagAAAACCCAGAGGAAGTGAGTATTTCTACACCTTTAATGGCTGGACAGGAAGCAGCGCTTGTGGATTTGCTGCTAACTTTAGTGATACTGATTATTTAATCCGAGTTGTAAATGTAAATCTTGAGGTTCTGTGGAACCGTCTGCCTTTAAACATCAGAGCTGCAGAAacgtttttaatattttaaatcaatgtttagTTCATGTTAACCAAATATTTCACCTTAAAGCTGCCTGcctgtttttattgcattttagacacTTTAATATTTGGCTGTACTTGTATTTGTAttgttatgtatttttacttttcctggTTTGCATTTAACTTGTGATTCACTTTGTGTTGGAAATGTGATGCATAAATAAATTCGAcattagctgtaaaatttaaatttcagaaatgtatttaagctgcagtatgtaactgttattaaaaaaatacttgtatATATTAGtagaaactgtcaccatgttgtttgGTATGAGATAATCTGTGATCTGCTTCCTCCCAGTTCTAactaaaacaaccaatcagagccaggaggcggggcttagcgctgtcaatcactctctaTGTggcactttttctgttttacttttgtttgtctttaactTCCTGGTGAAATCTTTGTTTCTTCAGGCAGacttcagctgcttcagctcctcttcctcggaGGCCGAAGTCATTACAGGCGTCTGCGACGTCCTCCAGCGATCGGGAAACTTCTGGTCCCGACGTACCAACGGGTCAGAGCTGGCCCCCTGTGACttctcctccatcttctcctctaAATGCTCCGTGTGCCTCAGTGACTCGGCCAGACCAGAGACCGTCCTCCTGGTTTTATGGAACCTCACAGGCAGCGAGGAGCTAAAGTTCAAAGGTCCAGGTTTCCAAATCCTCTTCAACAGAACCggtaaaaacatccagaaacatTTTAGATCTGAACGTTTCGGCTGGACGCGTCAGAACATGTTGACCTGAAATCTGTTCCTGGTGTTTCTGCTCCAGACTGTCCTCGACCCGAACCCGTCAGTGAGTATCAGTCCATTCACACAATTCactaaaacactgaaacagaGCAGCTAACGTTCTGTTAGCAGGATTAAACCCGATCAATCAAACAttacaaaattacaacataaacaGTGAGAGTTTTGATTTTAGCATCGTTACAGTCATGAAAGTGACTGAAGCTCTGAGATGTTTTTAGATGAGACTGAAGTTTATTAAACTAGGAGCTGGTCCTTTGCTCAGGTTGCCATGGCGATTAAAGCAACACCgcaggcatgtttttgatgagagaataactttataacatgataGAAAGCTGATAAAGTTGACTTTACAtgatgctgcccctttaaagagTGAAAGTGGAATCTTGTTGTTGGAGAATAAAACTCTGTCTCCTCCTTCACCCAGAGAGAAACTTtggttttcacatttctgtgtcctgcttcctcctgctcctcctcttcatcaccgtGTGGTTGATCTGTAAACTTCATGGATCTCAGCAGGTCGGTGTGTAACCAGCTCCATCAGTTTCAGTGAGCTGTGAAATGTTTTACTGACTGATCAATAAAATCCTCTAATTGAGGTTAAACTGATTGAATAAATAGCAGCGGCTCCTCCTGTGAATTTTCTCCTAAAACGGGTCAAAACGTTACAGTAACACCAATCTGGAGCTGAAgacatgattttatttcaagcataTATTTATTATCAGACGTTTAGGTTGAATATTTAGTCAATAATTAActgattgattgttttgtttacaggaTAGCAGACTAGCAGCTGCTAGATGTCCAGGAGTCTTTTGAAAGCTGCTGATGCTGCGTGGCAGTGTTGACCTTTTAAAGCGTCTGCTTTATTCATTTCTGCATTAATGTAACGTTTCTCTATGCATTTCCAGATTTCTTCTCAATTAGAAGCTGATATGTTACATTTTGTTCTCAGTTTCTGGACACATTAATCTGTTGTAAAGGCTGCGGATATTTATAAGCTAATTAAAAACAGCTTCATAAAATTCTGCAGCAACTGATGAATAAATTCACCTGAAGCAGAGGGAGAAGCTGCTGTTctgatttttatataaatgttggATTTTCTTGATCAGATGAATATTTTCCATCTGTGCTGAAACTCTGACATGATTATATTCGTTTCCAGTTTAGGAACAATGTCGCCATCTAGTGGTGGAATCCAGGCGGAGCAACGTTTGGTTGATTAgtcaaaatgtttgactttagtttttaaaatctaacatGATGCAGTTTGTTTCAGTATAAATTTATTCACCCAGATCACAGTATCTGTGCTTTTCCCTCACAATCcgcatttaaatgtgtttaattgatctgatgtaatattttaaatcagatcTAAAAAATATCGTCTGCCtctggaagaagaaaatgatcataattaacagaaataaaggcttgaaaccAATCagcctgtgtgtaatttaatctggGGTAACTGAAACAgatctgctttttttaaattttactttatttaattggTATGTTTATAGACGACTTAATGAAATGctagaaataaatcaaatctaaaTTGTTAGAAACTTGAAGTCTTTAATTAGcattatatattaaaaacatttgggtttgtttctgttgattaaaagttttccagaaaagtcagaaaaataagACGAGGAGCTTCAGGctgacagatttaaaaataaactggttaaaaataagattcaataaatcactaaataattcaacaaaacatttcattaaacaGGTCAGGAgaattttattaatcaatttgTTTACAGTCCATATATAGTtgaaaaaatgacaagaaaacataaatactatatacaaataaaaagaataaagggtgaagaaaataaatcaaggcTCAATCCTCTGTCTCAAAGCcagattaataataatatgatcattttaattctatttctttattatttgtttttaactatTTATGTCAGGTTCAAAGTATTTCAGTAACTAAAACGGATTTAGTTTTTTACTGTAATGGCGAGATagaaatatttagaaacatCTCAAAATTCACTACTGTTAGTTATTCAGTGTGATTTATGttgatgctcttattttgaaatgtaaccAGTTTTTCTAAGTGCTTATTAAGCtcatgacaataaataaataagtgaaagTCCGATTCCAGAGAAGTGAGctggtgacattttaaaaataataagttgAATGAAGATTTATTTTCATGGCTCTTGAGAAACGCCAACTTCGTTTCCAGACATCCCTACTGGAAcagaaccgagtctaccggaccaTCAGGTATGAAAGCAGCTTtaggtttaaatatttttctcagaagGCTAAGATAACAAAAGTTGAACTATAAACATGTTGAATAAAAAGATTTACTATGTAAATCGCAGAATGCTCCTTCTCACGCTTGTGtgttctcacctgtgtgagttttCACATGAATACTCAAGTTCCCTTTCTGGGTAAAGCTTTTTCTGCAGATCGGACAGGAAAAAGGTTTCTCCCCTGTGTGGGTTCTCATGTGACAAGCCAAGTGATTTCTGTTCCGGAAGGATTTACCACAAACATCACAAGGATACGGCTTCtcccctgtgtgtgttttcatgtgcTGAGCTATGCTGCTGCAGTCTGTGAAAGATTTACCACACAGCTTGCAGTCGTACGGCTTCTCCCCGGTGTGAGTCCTCAAGTGGTTGGTCAAATGGCTTTTGTTGACGAATGACTTGCTGCACACTTTGCACGGATATGGCTTCTCGCCTGTGTGGCTTCTTATGTGGTCGGTCAGGTTACCCTGTTTggtgaaactctttccacaagtcaggcaggagaaaggcttctcacatGTATGAGTCCTCATGTGGTTGGTCAGATGACTTTTATTGATGAAGGATTTACCACAAACTTCACAAGGATacggcttctcacctgtgtggcATCGTATGTGAACGGACAAGTTCCACTCCTTGAtaaaactctttccacaagtGGGACAGgagaaaggcctctcacctGTGTGGATTTTCATGTGGACAGTCAAGTAGTTTTGCTGTGAGAAGCGTTTTCCACATGCCACACAGAGGAACGGTTTCTCGCCTGTATGGGTTCTCATATGAGTAGCCAACTGGCAACCGAAGCTGAAGGATTTGCTACACAGCTCGCATGGGAACATCTTCTCGCCCGAGTGGGTTCTCATGTGAATGTGGAGGTTACTTTTCTGAgtgaaaccttttccacaagtCGGGCAGGAGAACGGTTTCTCGCCCGTGTGCGTTGCCATGTGAATGCTCAAGTTACCTTTCTGggtaaaaccttttccacaagtGGGGCACGAGAACGGCTTCTCGCCTGTGTGGGTTCTAATGTGGACGGccaagttgttttgtttggtgaAAGCTTTTCCACAGGATAGACACTGGAAGGGTTTTTCACCAGAGTGACTTCTTGTGTGTTCGGCCAAATGACTGCTACTTTCAAAGGTTTTCTTGCACACTTTGCAAATATGCAGCATCTCACTGCGGTCGCTTTCTTGCTGATTGTCGGCTTCAGTTGAGTTTGTAGAGAggatttggttctggttctggttctggtcttcaTCAGGACTACTGGAAAGATCCTCCTGTTCCTCTTTAACCTCTTCAGATTCCAGTTCCTCCTTCGCCTGGATCATCTGAAGTTCTGGTTCTCTGTGGAGGAGAACCTCACTAGGAGGAACCGTAAAGGTTTCTGCCTCCTGCTTCACCACTTTGTtacagatgctcagttccacctgTTCTTCCTTGACTGGTTGATGTTCCTCAGTTGTCTGTGAATCTGGTTCGGTGTTCTCCGGAGGAGGATTCGCCGTGAACGAGTCAGTCTCCTGCTTCACAACAACCTGCTCTGCACCATCAAACAGTTCTACCTGTTggtcttcttcctcttttatctCCGTCAGCAGCTTTGGTTCTGGTCGTTCTTGTTCTGGGTCGTTTGGTTTGTTCTTGTCAGGGTTGAAGTTCCCTTCCTTGTTAATGAGAAAGTGATCATCAACAACCTCCCAGGTAAACGCCGACATGATGAAGACGACGGCCTGACGGAAAGAAGAAcaagtaaaaatttattttttaccatcagatgaacaaaatataaacaggATCAAGTCAAAGTAATCTGAAGGGGAAAATGTCACTGGGGAGAGAGATCCCAAGGCCATTCAGCGATTTATagactaacaacagtattttaaagtctattctctgagctacagggagccagtggaaggagTTTAGaattgtctttatgtggctctgaaggttcgggtcagagtccatcactacaaCCAAATTTCTAACCCGATTgctagtttctagctgtaataactgaattTGTGTGCTgactctttaggtccaaagatagtaactttatttctgttcagttgGAGAAAATTATGGCACATAGATGCATTGATTTGTTCTAAGCACCTGTTCAGTGCTTGGATGGGTTCAGAGTCGCTGTAAT is part of the Xiphophorus hellerii strain 12219 chromosome 9, Xiphophorus_hellerii-4.1, whole genome shotgun sequence genome and encodes:
- the LOC116725451 gene encoding gastrula zinc finger protein XlCGF57.1-like produces the protein MSAFTWEVVDDHFLINKEGNFNPDKNKPNDPEQERPEPKLLTEIKEEEDQQVELFDGAEQVVVKQETDSFTANPPPENTEPDSQTTEEHQPVKEEQVELSICNKVVKQEAETFTVPPSEVLLHREPELQMIQAKEELESEEVKEEQEDLSSSPDEDQNQNQNQILSTNSTEADNQQESDRSEMLHICKVCKKTFESSSHLAEHTRSHSGEKPFQCLSCGKAFTKQNNLAVHIRTHTGEKPFSCPTCGKGFTQKGNLSIHMATHTGEKPFSCPTCGKGFTQKSNLHIHMRTHSGEKMFPCELCSKSFSFGCQLATHMRTHTGEKPFLCVACGKRFSQQNYLTVHMKIHTGERPFSCPTCGKSFIKEWNLSVHIRCHTGEKPYPCEVCGKSFINKSHLTNHMRTHTCEKPFSCLTCGKSFTKQGNLTDHIRSHTGEKPYPCKVCSKSFVNKSHLTNHLRTHTGEKPYDCKLCGKSFTDCSSIAQHMKTHTGEKPYPCDVCGKSFRNRNHLACHMRTHTGEKPFSCPICRKSFTQKGNLSIHVKTHTGENTQA